One Kitasatospora sp. NBC_01287 DNA window includes the following coding sequences:
- a CDS encoding SDR family oxidoreductase, with protein sequence MGSGLSGRTALVTGGSRGIGKGIALRLAREGALVAVHYGGNETAAKETVAEIEAAGGRAFAIGAELGVPGDAAALWAAFDGALAARGDAAGLDILVNNAGIAARGTIEEVTEEAYERVFAVNVKAPFFILQQGLARLRDGGRIVNVSTGATRIATPGLIAYAAAKGALEVLTAALAQQLGERGVTVNTVAPGVIDTDTNADWLADPAARAGAEAYSVFNRLGTAADVADVVAFLASDDARWVTGQLLDATGGSRL encoded by the coding sequence ATGGGCAGCGGACTTTCCGGCAGGACGGCACTGGTGACCGGCGGCAGTCGGGGGATCGGCAAGGGGATCGCGCTGCGGCTGGCGCGCGAGGGCGCGCTGGTGGCGGTGCACTACGGCGGCAACGAGACGGCGGCCAAGGAGACGGTGGCCGAGATCGAGGCGGCCGGCGGCCGGGCGTTCGCGATCGGCGCCGAGCTGGGCGTGCCCGGGGACGCGGCGGCGCTCTGGGCCGCCTTCGACGGGGCGCTGGCGGCCCGGGGTGACGCGGCCGGCCTGGACATCCTGGTCAATAACGCCGGGATCGCGGCCCGGGGCACCATCGAGGAGGTCACCGAGGAGGCGTACGAGCGGGTCTTCGCGGTCAACGTGAAGGCGCCGTTCTTCATCCTCCAGCAGGGGCTGGCACGGCTGCGGGACGGCGGCCGGATCGTCAACGTCTCCACCGGCGCGACCCGGATCGCCACGCCCGGCCTGATCGCCTACGCGGCCGCCAAGGGCGCCCTGGAGGTGCTGACGGCGGCCCTGGCCCAGCAGCTCGGCGAGCGCGGTGTGACGGTCAACACGGTGGCGCCGGGGGTGATCGACACGGACACCAACGCCGACTGGCTGGCCGACCCGGCCGCGCGCGCCGGGGCCGAGGCCTACTCGGTCTTCAACCGGCTGGGCACCGCCGCCGACGTGGCCGACGTGGTGGCGTTCCTCGCCTCGGACGACGCCCGCTGGGTCACCGGCCAGCTGCTGGACGCCACCGGGGGCTCCCGGCTCTGA
- a CDS encoding TetR/AcrR family transcriptional regulator has product MTTSPTRGRPRSFDREAALDAATRLFWEQGYEATSIADLTAVMGIRAPSLYAAFGDKRTLFEEAVGAYRDSYGAFMARALAEEPTVRGGVARLLRETAREFSAPGRPHGCLVISAAVNCGDPEVRARLRAIREGNTAEIQRRIAAAVASGEEPPEADPRALARLTGAVVQGMSQQARDGVGRADLELVAAAAMRAWPAAVSPAAAG; this is encoded by the coding sequence ATGACGACATCCCCGACCCGTGGCCGCCCCCGGTCCTTCGACCGCGAGGCGGCGCTGGACGCGGCCACCCGGCTGTTCTGGGAGCAGGGCTACGAGGCCACCTCGATCGCCGACCTGACGGCGGTGATGGGCATCCGGGCGCCCAGCCTCTACGCGGCCTTCGGCGACAAGCGGACGCTCTTCGAGGAGGCGGTCGGCGCCTACCGCGACTCCTACGGCGCCTTCATGGCCCGCGCGCTCGCCGAGGAGCCGACCGTGCGCGGCGGGGTGGCGCGCCTGCTGCGCGAGACGGCGCGGGAGTTCAGCGCGCCCGGGCGGCCGCACGGCTGCCTGGTGATCAGCGCTGCGGTCAACTGCGGAGACCCTGAGGTGCGGGCTCGGCTGCGGGCGATCCGGGAGGGCAACACCGCCGAGATCCAGCGGCGGATCGCGGCGGCGGTGGCGAGCGGCGAGGAGCCGCCGGAGGCCGACCCGCGCGCCCTGGCCCGGCTCACCGGCGCGGTGGTGCAGGGCATGTCGCAGCAGGCCAGGGACGGGGTCGGGCGGGCGGATCTCGAACTGGTCGCGGCGGCGGCGATGCGGGCCTGGCCGGCGGCGGTCAGCCCGGCGGCGGCGGGGTGA
- the thpR gene encoding RNA 2',3'-cyclic phosphodiesterase — protein sequence MRLFVAVLPPADAVAELAAAVAPLRALPGAERLRWTAEEGWHLTLAFLGSVPEDQLPPLRAALGRAALGSPPHRLCLAGGGHFGDRVLWAGVAGQTRVLRSLAQGVTRAAAEVLDAAEQSGFHPHLTLARDGREGRTVIRTAAEQLAGFQGAGWPAAEFRLMRSDFDSGRARYTTVDRWPLTPPLTPPLTPPPPG from the coding sequence ATGAGACTCTTCGTCGCCGTCCTGCCGCCCGCCGACGCGGTGGCCGAACTCGCCGCCGCCGTCGCCCCCTTGCGCGCGCTGCCCGGAGCCGAGCGGCTGCGCTGGACGGCGGAGGAGGGCTGGCACCTCACCCTCGCGTTCCTCGGGTCGGTGCCCGAGGACCAACTGCCCCCGCTGCGCGCCGCCCTCGGGCGGGCCGCGCTCGGCTCGCCCCCGCACCGCCTGTGCCTGGCCGGGGGTGGCCACTTCGGTGACCGCGTCCTGTGGGCCGGGGTGGCCGGGCAGACGCGGGTGCTCCGCTCGCTCGCCCAGGGCGTCACGCGGGCGGCGGCCGAGGTGCTGGACGCGGCGGAGCAGTCCGGGTTCCACCCCCATCTCACCCTGGCCCGCGACGGTCGCGAGGGGCGCACCGTCATCCGCACGGCCGCCGAGCAGTTGGCCGGGTTCCAGGGCGCAGGCTGGCCGGCGGCGGAGTTCCGGCTGATGCGCAGCGACTTCGACAGCGGCCGCGCCCGCTACACCACCGTCGACCGCTGGCCGCTCACCCCTCCGCTCACCCCTCCGCTCACCCCGCCGCCGCCGGGCTGA